A part of Gemmatimonas groenlandica genomic DNA contains:
- a CDS encoding amidohydrolase, with amino-acid sequence MTIRFRSHSLVVAAVVASAGLSASPAAAQGKAVDPLAAEIETRMTTVMPKVIAWRRDIHEHPELSNQEVRTAALVEKHLRALGLEVQPNVGKTGVIGILRGGKPGPVVALRADMDALPVTELVDLPFKSKVRTMYNGQEVGVMHACGHDNHVAIMMGTAEVLAGMKERIPGTVKFIFQPAEEGLGGAQSMVNDGALENPRPSAIFGLHVWPSALGSLSTRAGGFMAAADQIDIVVKGRQTHGSAPWSGVDPIVIAAQIVMGLQTVASRQIDVTSAPAVITIGMIQGGNRGNIIPDSVVMIGTIRTFDPEMRKDIHTRVKRTVEDIAHSGGATARVTLSIGGLITQNDASLLEKMTPTLQRAAGDGGFKTINPVTGSEDFPAFTKDIPGLFYFLGVAPKGMDQKSQAANHSPLFFADEAALPTGVRAMTNLAVDYLRSGGIATAKPAMKQ; translated from the coding sequence ATGACGATCCGTTTCCGCTCTCATTCGCTGGTAGTCGCCGCAGTCGTGGCGTCGGCCGGGCTCTCGGCGTCGCCCGCCGCCGCGCAGGGTAAGGCCGTCGATCCGCTCGCGGCGGAAATCGAAACGCGCATGACGACGGTCATGCCGAAGGTGATCGCCTGGCGTCGCGACATTCACGAGCATCCCGAGCTGTCCAATCAGGAAGTGCGTACCGCGGCCCTGGTCGAGAAGCACCTGCGTGCGCTCGGCCTCGAAGTGCAGCCGAACGTGGGCAAGACTGGGGTGATCGGCATTCTGCGCGGCGGCAAGCCGGGGCCCGTGGTCGCGCTGCGAGCCGATATGGACGCGCTCCCCGTGACGGAACTGGTGGACCTGCCCTTCAAGAGCAAAGTCCGCACGATGTACAACGGCCAGGAAGTCGGGGTGATGCACGCGTGCGGCCATGACAATCACGTGGCGATCATGATGGGCACCGCCGAAGTGCTGGCGGGCATGAAGGAGCGCATTCCCGGCACGGTGAAGTTCATCTTCCAGCCGGCTGAGGAAGGACTGGGCGGTGCGCAGTCGATGGTGAACGACGGCGCCCTGGAAAACCCGCGTCCCTCGGCGATCTTCGGTCTGCACGTGTGGCCGTCGGCACTCGGTTCACTCAGCACACGCGCCGGTGGCTTCATGGCCGCCGCCGATCAGATCGATATCGTGGTGAAGGGACGGCAGACGCACGGATCCGCACCATGGTCCGGTGTCGATCCCATTGTGATCGCGGCGCAGATCGTCATGGGACTGCAGACGGTGGCGAGCCGGCAGATCGATGTCACGTCGGCGCCGGCGGTGATCACGATCGGCATGATTCAGGGCGGCAATCGCGGCAATATCATTCCCGACAGCGTGGTGATGATCGGCACCATCCGCACCTTCGACCCTGAGATGCGCAAAGACATTCACACGCGCGTGAAGCGCACCGTGGAGGACATCGCGCACTCCGGCGGAGCCACGGCGCGGGTGACGCTCTCCATCGGCGGACTCATCACGCAGAACGATGCGTCGCTCCTCGAGAAGATGACGCCCACGTTGCAGCGGGCGGCCGGCGACGGTGGATTCAAGACGATCAATCCGGTCACCGGCTCCGAAGACTTCCCCGCCTTTACCAAGGACATTCCGGGACTCTTCTACTTCCTCGGTGTGGCACCGAAGGGAATGGATCAGAAGTCGCAGGCGGCGAATCACTCGCCGTTGTTCTTCGCCGACGAAGCGGCGTTGCCCACGGGTGTGCGCGCCATGACGAATCTGGCCGTGGACTATCTCAGGAGCGGCGGCATCGCGACGGCCAAGCCGGCCATGAAGCAGTAA
- a CDS encoding aldo/keto reductase, with protein MTTIPRYTLAPGLEISRVLTGLWQLADMERDGRVFDRDAAAHAMAEYVEHGFTTFDMADHYGSAEEVAGIFRQQVRPDASVQCLTKWVPEPGPVTEADVRTAIDRACARLRTDRIDVLQFHAWTFADPRWLDALWYLEAERDAGRIGAIGLTNVDTAHLRVAVASGIRIASNQVSGSLLDTRFTTKLAPYALANGVGLLCYGTLLGGFLSERWLGAAEPDWDTLSTWSQMKYGRFIRAAGGWAPFQGVLRAAHTLAAKHGVSIAAVASKWVLDQPGVAGVIIGARLGQSAHVADTAKLFTFTLDESDRRAIADAQAALTAIPGDCGDEYRRAPYLTASGDLSHHVSQFPAPFTTRPGVNGRTLALSGTVWEPMAGYSRAVRKGQSISVSGTTATHGDRLIGGTDAAAQAHFAIDKIAGAIQSLGGTLEDVVRTRVFVSNVDHWEPVARAHGERFGHILPANTLVEARLVGAEYLVEIEADAIVADAIVSES; from the coding sequence ATGACCACGATTCCCCGTTACACGCTCGCGCCCGGTCTCGAGATCTCCCGGGTGTTGACCGGTCTCTGGCAGTTGGCCGACATGGAGCGCGATGGACGCGTGTTCGACCGCGACGCGGCCGCGCACGCGATGGCCGAGTATGTCGAGCACGGATTCACGACATTCGACATGGCCGATCACTACGGTTCGGCCGAAGAAGTGGCGGGTATCTTCCGCCAGCAGGTGCGACCCGATGCGTCGGTGCAGTGCCTCACCAAGTGGGTGCCCGAGCCCGGCCCGGTCACGGAAGCTGATGTGCGCACCGCTATCGATCGCGCCTGCGCACGACTACGCACCGATCGCATCGATGTGCTGCAGTTTCACGCGTGGACCTTCGCCGATCCGCGCTGGCTCGATGCGTTGTGGTATCTGGAAGCTGAGCGCGATGCCGGACGCATCGGCGCGATCGGCCTCACCAACGTCGATACCGCACACCTGCGTGTGGCCGTGGCCAGCGGCATTCGCATTGCGAGCAATCAGGTGAGCGGATCGCTGCTCGACACGCGCTTCACCACCAAGCTCGCCCCGTACGCGTTGGCAAACGGTGTCGGGTTGCTGTGCTACGGTACACTGCTTGGTGGATTTCTCAGCGAGCGTTGGCTTGGTGCCGCCGAGCCGGACTGGGACACACTGAGCACCTGGTCGCAGATGAAGTACGGCCGGTTCATTCGCGCCGCCGGTGGCTGGGCTCCGTTTCAGGGCGTGCTTCGCGCCGCGCACACCCTGGCCGCGAAGCACGGCGTGTCGATTGCCGCCGTGGCCAGCAAATGGGTGCTCGATCAGCCCGGTGTGGCGGGCGTGATTATCGGTGCGCGGCTCGGACAGTCGGCGCACGTCGCCGATACCGCAAAACTGTTCACGTTCACGCTCGACGAGAGCGATCGGCGCGCCATTGCCGACGCGCAGGCGGCGCTCACCGCCATTCCCGGTGACTGCGGCGATGAGTATCGACGCGCGCCATATCTCACGGCCAGCGGTGACCTCAGCCATCATGTGTCGCAGTTTCCTGCGCCGTTCACCACGCGGCCTGGCGTGAACGGACGCACGCTGGCACTCAGCGGTACCGTGTGGGAGCCGATGGCCGGCTACAGCCGCGCCGTGCGCAAAGGCCAGTCCATTTCCGTGTCAGGCACCACCGCCACGCATGGCGATCGCCTCATCGGTGGCACCGACGCAGCGGCGCAGGCACACTTCGCGATCGACAAGATCGCCGGTGCCATCCAGTCCCTTGGAGGCACGCTGGAGGACGTCGTACGCACCCGCGTGTTCGTGTCGAATGTGGACCATTGGGAGCCCGTCGCGCGCGCCCATGGCGAGCGCTTCGGCCACATCCTGCCGGCGAACACACTGGTGGAAGCGCGGCTCGTCGGCGCCGAGTATCTAGTGGAAATCGAAGCAGACGCTATCGTGGCAGACGCGATCGTCTCCGAATCCTGA
- a CDS encoding APC family permease, whose protein sequence is MTVPAATAPTRPTGLRRELGVIALASTGICSMVGAGINIVPFALQRTVLGVGDWVLVAYALAAVPAVLAALCYAMLGSAMPRAGGSYVYASRAIGPYAGFLASFSQWFGLCIAIGVVSYVIPPFLRDIAAAAQWISLATALDHRPLRLALALAFLWTFVFVNLRGVRAVANTLLPLMVIMFICGGLVIVTGFSHSADDYIGLLASQQRALPPEPARASFWLVVPPAAAILFSSFIGFDAIAQAGGEAKHPTRSIPLAIGLTIAIVGAFYFLFTAAVYHTVPWWHVAAESRVRDVTAPGLLAPLTSPLVAIIMVSGAAVSLINDLPGMLLGVSRLCFAWAEDGVFPQGLAAVHTRYGTPHVALFVSAVLATIGIFGGHFAGDFFLGVDILVTAMLVNFIIMALSVLRLPSRNPALARAMRVLPSRALQIVVSGTAVVLLSVLLAVHTWRDLHTDVSVWYARSTPVWIIVMVIGSAIYWRETRALARRGGDLKAITAVLPSE, encoded by the coding sequence GTGACGGTGCCCGCAGCGACGGCACCCACGCGCCCGACCGGACTGCGACGCGAGCTCGGCGTCATCGCGCTCGCGTCCACGGGCATCTGTTCGATGGTGGGCGCCGGCATCAACATCGTCCCGTTCGCGCTCCAACGCACCGTGCTCGGTGTCGGCGACTGGGTACTGGTGGCGTACGCTCTGGCCGCCGTCCCGGCCGTACTCGCGGCGCTCTGCTACGCGATGCTCGGCAGCGCCATGCCGCGCGCCGGCGGATCATACGTGTACGCCAGCCGCGCGATCGGCCCGTACGCTGGCTTCCTCGCCAGCTTCTCGCAGTGGTTCGGCCTCTGCATCGCAATCGGCGTGGTCTCGTACGTCATTCCCCCGTTTCTGCGTGACATCGCGGCCGCCGCGCAGTGGATATCGTTGGCGACGGCACTCGATCACCGCCCGCTGCGACTCGCGCTCGCGCTCGCCTTCCTGTGGACGTTCGTGTTCGTGAATCTGCGCGGTGTGCGCGCCGTGGCGAATACGCTCCTCCCGCTCATGGTCATCATGTTCATCTGCGGGGGGTTGGTAATCGTCACCGGCTTCTCGCACTCGGCAGACGACTACATCGGATTGCTGGCGTCGCAACAGCGCGCGCTGCCACCTGAGCCCGCCCGCGCCTCGTTCTGGCTCGTGGTGCCCCCCGCTGCCGCGATTCTGTTCTCGAGCTTCATCGGCTTCGACGCCATCGCCCAGGCCGGTGGTGAAGCGAAGCACCCCACGCGCTCCATACCACTCGCGATCGGCCTCACCATCGCTATCGTGGGCGCGTTCTACTTTCTGTTCACGGCCGCGGTGTATCACACGGTGCCGTGGTGGCATGTAGCGGCCGAGAGTCGCGTGCGCGATGTCACCGCGCCCGGCTTGCTCGCACCGCTCACGTCGCCGCTGGTAGCGATCATCATGGTTTCAGGTGCGGCGGTCTCGCTCATCAACGACCTGCCCGGCATGCTGTTGGGCGTGTCGCGCCTGTGCTTCGCCTGGGCGGAAGATGGGGTGTTTCCGCAAGGACTCGCCGCCGTGCACACCCGATACGGCACGCCGCATGTGGCGCTGTTCGTGTCGGCGGTGCTGGCCACGATCGGCATCTTCGGCGGTCACTTTGCCGGCGACTTCTTTTTGGGCGTCGACATTCTGGTGACCGCGATGCTGGTGAACTTCATCATCATGGCGCTGTCGGTACTACGACTACCGTCGCGGAATCCAGCGCTCGCGCGGGCCATGCGGGTGCTGCCGTCGCGCGCGTTGCAGATCGTGGTGTCCGGTACGGCCGTCGTGCTGCTGTCGGTCCTGCTGGCGGTGCACACGTGGCGCGACCTGCACACGGATGTCAGCGTGTGGTACGCGCGCTCCACACCCGTCTGGATCATCGTGATGGTGATCGGCAGCGCGATCTACTGGCGCGAAACGCGGGCCCTCGCGCGCCGCGGCGGCGACTTGAAGGCGATCACCGCAGTACTTCCTTCGGAATAG
- the ccoS gene encoding cbb3-type cytochrome oxidase assembly protein CcoS, protein MSVIYLVLPLALILVGGAVVAFVWSAKSGQYDDLETPAVRVLHD, encoded by the coding sequence ATGAGCGTCATCTATCTGGTCTTACCGCTGGCCTTGATCCTCGTGGGCGGCGCGGTCGTGGCATTCGTGTGGAGTGCCAAGAGCGGGCAGTATGACGATCTGGAGACGCCCGCCGTGCGGGTACTCCACGACTGA
- a CDS encoding heavy metal translocating P-type ATPase: MHTTFMPSAAADVLCAHCGLPVPEGLLEVDAEQQFCCSGCHTAFGILHAHGLDSYYGFAERREAPVRASGRSYDEFDHPAFANLYVTALPNGLSRTELYLEGVHCASCVWLVERVPLLVPGVLRAELDVRRSLAVVEWDIATVPLSRIAQSLDTLGYPPHPFRGVARADMRKREDRAMLVRIGIAGAIAINVMLAALALYAGELNTMDASFTRFFRWVSFAITVPAFIWPGRVFFTGAWASWRTRALHMDLPIAIALAAGFVRGAMNTVTDSGPIYFDGLALLIFALLVGRFLQQRGQRMAVDAAEELHAIAPSTARIVDNDLVRDIPSEALLPGMLLDVRAGESFPADGVVIRGHSSVNAALLTGESRSTSVSVGQMVFAGTLNVESPLRVQVEQAGETSRIAKLMRQVEDSAKRRAPIVQTANRMAGIFTAVVLLAAATTFVIKSQLSAAHALDDAIALLIVTCPCALALATPLAITVAVGRAARRGMLIKGGDALELLATPGIIVLDKTGTITEGRTALAAWHGPDWVKPLVLALEDGSSHPLADGFRRAWSGFPMATVSASRHFAGGGLEGTVDGHIVRIGSPRFVRESTISIDESMERVMNDLDRTLTPVHIGIDGVLVAIAGLGDRVRDDALDSLQQLRGRGWRTVMLSGDAQDVVASVGRALAFEAQDSIGAVSPEGKLAFVERLKATSGRTVVMVGDGVNDAAAIAAAHVGIGVHGGAEACLATADVYLTRPGLGALVELTEGSRRTLRVIRRNIALSIGYNLIGASLAVFGLLTPLIAAILMPTSSITVVLGSWYSTTFARSTTTESVS, from the coding sequence ATGCACACCACTTTCATGCCGTCGGCGGCCGCCGACGTGCTCTGCGCGCACTGCGGTCTGCCGGTACCCGAAGGGCTGCTGGAAGTCGACGCTGAGCAGCAGTTTTGCTGCAGCGGCTGCCATACGGCCTTCGGCATTCTGCACGCGCACGGGCTCGATTCGTATTACGGGTTCGCCGAACGTCGTGAAGCGCCGGTGCGGGCGTCGGGGCGCAGCTACGACGAATTCGATCATCCCGCATTTGCCAACCTGTACGTCACGGCGCTGCCCAACGGGTTGTCGCGCACCGAGCTCTATCTCGAGGGCGTGCACTGCGCATCCTGTGTGTGGCTGGTGGAACGCGTGCCGCTGCTGGTGCCGGGCGTCCTGCGGGCTGAGCTCGATGTCCGTCGCTCCTTGGCGGTCGTCGAGTGGGATATCGCCACGGTTCCGCTGTCCCGCATCGCGCAGTCGCTGGATACCCTTGGCTATCCGCCGCATCCGTTTCGCGGCGTGGCGCGCGCCGACATGCGCAAGCGCGAGGATCGCGCGATGCTGGTACGCATCGGTATCGCGGGCGCCATCGCGATCAACGTAATGCTTGCAGCGCTGGCGCTCTATGCCGGCGAACTCAACACGATGGATGCCAGTTTCACGCGCTTCTTCCGGTGGGTGAGTTTTGCGATCACCGTGCCGGCATTCATCTGGCCGGGTCGCGTGTTTTTTACCGGTGCGTGGGCATCGTGGCGCACGCGCGCGCTGCATATGGACCTGCCGATCGCAATCGCGCTCGCGGCCGGGTTCGTGCGCGGGGCGATGAATACTGTCACTGACTCCGGTCCGATCTACTTCGACGGACTGGCGCTGCTGATCTTTGCGCTACTCGTCGGGCGCTTCCTGCAGCAGCGCGGTCAACGCATGGCCGTCGATGCCGCCGAAGAGTTGCATGCGATTGCACCCAGCACGGCACGCATCGTCGACAACGACCTCGTGCGCGACATTCCGAGCGAAGCGCTGCTGCCGGGAATGCTGCTGGATGTGCGCGCGGGCGAGTCGTTCCCCGCCGACGGTGTGGTGATACGCGGGCATTCGAGTGTAAACGCCGCGCTGCTGACCGGTGAATCGCGTTCGACGTCGGTCAGCGTTGGACAGATGGTCTTCGCCGGCACGTTGAACGTGGAATCCCCGCTGCGCGTGCAGGTCGAACAGGCCGGCGAGACGAGCCGGATCGCGAAGCTCATGCGGCAAGTCGAAGACAGTGCCAAGCGTCGTGCGCCGATCGTGCAGACGGCGAATCGCATGGCGGGGATCTTCACCGCGGTCGTGTTGCTGGCCGCTGCAACGACCTTTGTGATCAAGTCACAGCTGTCGGCGGCGCATGCGCTCGATGATGCGATCGCGCTCTTGATTGTGACGTGCCCGTGCGCGCTTGCTCTCGCCACGCCGCTGGCGATCACCGTAGCGGTCGGGCGGGCCGCGCGTCGCGGTATGCTGATCAAGGGCGGTGACGCGCTCGAACTGCTCGCCACACCCGGCATCATTGTACTCGACAAGACGGGCACCATCACCGAGGGACGCACAGCGCTCGCTGCGTGGCATGGTCCAGATTGGGTGAAGCCGCTGGTGCTCGCACTGGAAGACGGATCCTCGCATCCGCTGGCCGATGGGTTCCGTCGCGCGTGGTCCGGGTTTCCCATGGCCACGGTGTCCGCGTCACGACACTTCGCCGGCGGCGGCCTCGAAGGCACCGTCGATGGCCACATTGTGCGTATCGGATCGCCGCGTTTCGTGCGCGAATCGACGATTTCGATCGATGAATCGATGGAACGTGTGATGAATGACCTCGATCGCACACTTACGCCGGTCCATATCGGAATTGATGGCGTGCTCGTTGCTATAGCTGGTCTTGGCGATCGTGTGCGCGATGACGCACTCGACTCGCTGCAGCAGTTGCGTGGACGCGGATGGCGGACCGTGATGCTGAGTGGTGATGCCCAGGACGTGGTTGCGTCGGTGGGTCGGGCGCTTGCCTTTGAAGCGCAAGACTCCATCGGCGCAGTCTCGCCCGAGGGCAAACTGGCTTTTGTCGAACGACTCAAGGCCACGTCAGGCCGCACCGTTGTCATGGTGGGTGATGGTGTGAACGACGCGGCGGCGATCGCCGCCGCGCATGTCGGCATCGGAGTGCACGGTGGCGCCGAAGCGTGTCTCGCCACCGCCGACGTCTATCTCACGCGTCCCGGACTCGGCGCGCTGGTCGAACTCACCGAAGGCTCGCGCCGCACGTTGCGGGTGATTCGCCGCAATATTGCCCTCTCGATCGGCTACAATCTCATCGGAGCCAGTCTCGCCGTGTTCGGCCTCCTGACCCCGCTCATCGCCGCGATCCTCATGCCGACGAGTTCGATCACCGTCGTGCTGGGCTCCTGGTACAGCACCACCTTTGCACGATCCACCACTACGGAGTCGGTGTCATGA
- a CDS encoding sulfite exporter TauE/SafE family protein, with translation MIGTASGILVASLVGSVHCAGMCGGFVCFYTGSGSGTDAAALRAHAMYNVGRLTSYLTLGAIAGAIGAGVSSLGALAGVQHAAAVVAGALMVGWAISTIAAQRGVRLGALRVPESWQRAMGGVLHAVREQPMATRAWLTGLLTTMLPCGWLYVFVATAGGSGSIRTGVLTMAVFWLGTVPALLAVGLGAQRLFGPLRQRLPLLSAVLVLAMGLLSITGRFSMQHAGVM, from the coding sequence GTGATCGGTACGGCATCGGGCATTCTGGTAGCCAGCCTCGTGGGGAGCGTACACTGCGCCGGCATGTGTGGCGGATTCGTGTGCTTCTATACGGGCTCTGGCAGCGGCACCGATGCGGCGGCACTGCGCGCGCACGCGATGTACAACGTGGGGCGACTCACGTCTTATCTCACGCTCGGCGCGATCGCCGGCGCGATCGGGGCCGGTGTGTCGTCCTTGGGGGCACTGGCTGGAGTGCAGCATGCCGCCGCGGTCGTAGCCGGGGCGCTGATGGTGGGTTGGGCGATCAGCACCATCGCGGCCCAGCGTGGCGTGCGGCTCGGTGCGCTACGTGTGCCCGAGTCGTGGCAGCGCGCCATGGGTGGCGTCCTGCACGCCGTGCGTGAGCAGCCGATGGCCACGCGCGCCTGGCTCACCGGCCTGCTGACCACGATGCTCCCGTGTGGCTGGCTGTATGTCTTCGTGGCGACCGCTGGCGGCTCGGGAAGTATCCGTACCGGCGTGCTCACGATGGCGGTGTTCTGGCTCGGAACCGTACCGGCGTTGCTCGCGGTCGGACTCGGTGCGCAGCGGCTGTTTGGTCCGCTACGCCAACGGCTGCCGCTGCTCAGCGCGGTACTGGTGCTGGCGATGGGACTGCTTTCCATCACGGGACGCTTCTCGATGCAACACGCGGGTGTCATGTAA
- a CDS encoding FixH family protein translates to MSWPIGITAILGATVAANLVMMRIANNDPSFSVEPDYYKKAVFYDSTMAQTHRNLDLGWGVQTFVDSFVPGKPTRLRVVLRDEKALPLLGAAVEATVLFNARANDVTTATLTDEGAGVYTATVPINTPGEWEVRVSAKRDTSHFTSSTRITAVRATVRAAGTGR, encoded by the coding sequence ATGAGCTGGCCCATCGGCATTACGGCCATCCTCGGGGCAACGGTTGCCGCGAATCTGGTGATGATGCGGATTGCGAATAACGACCCCTCCTTCTCGGTCGAGCCGGACTACTACAAGAAGGCGGTGTTCTACGACTCCACCATGGCACAGACGCACCGCAATCTCGATCTCGGCTGGGGCGTGCAAACCTTCGTCGACTCCTTCGTGCCGGGAAAGCCGACGCGCCTACGCGTGGTGCTGCGTGACGAGAAGGCGTTGCCACTGCTCGGCGCGGCAGTCGAAGCGACCGTGCTGTTCAACGCGCGCGCCAACGACGTGACCACTGCCACGCTGACCGATGAAGGAGCTGGCGTGTACACGGCCACCGTGCCGATCAACACGCCCGGCGAATGGGAAGTGCGCGTGAGTGCGAAACGCGACACGTCGCACTTCACCTCGAGCACGCGCATCACCGCCGTACGAGCCACTGTGCGCGCTGCCGGTACCGGGCGCTAG
- the ccoG gene encoding cytochrome c oxidase accessory protein CcoG translates to MSSAAPSGVGRPPSGRVLPTLNEDGTRRWIRPKPSHGAWWKKRQIVAYSLMAVFFAAPHLRLFGKPVFLMDLPHRQFTLMGYTFLPTDTPLFMLVMGSGVIGIFLITALFGRAWCGWACPQTVYLEFLFRPIGRWFDGGYTGSRNLDKKGSWFTPRRIAKYLTFFAMALFVSHTLLAFFVGTDQLYDWMSNPPSEHPTAFFFVVLFTGLVWFNFTYFREQTCLIVCPYGRWQAALIDRQSVIVAYDDVRGEPREHAGKTRDPQAGDCIDCGACVQTCPTGIDIRQGLQMECVHCTQCIDACDDIMTKVGKPTGLIRYSSQDAIAGKPRHLLRMRTILYPVVLAILIGGLITALFLKESADLTVLRGGLDGPFTEEADGRVSNQIRIKITNRRSEAMPYTVTLDGIAEAGIRPDEITVVAPENPLKVDAGTTRSTSLFVLLPRRAFTNGERMITISVTDGRRYQESVQYRLLGPVGNAPTGKFR, encoded by the coding sequence GTGAGCTCAGCTGCACCATCGGGCGTAGGTCGGCCCCCTTCGGGGCGGGTACTCCCCACGCTCAACGAAGACGGCACACGCCGCTGGATCCGCCCCAAGCCCTCACACGGCGCGTGGTGGAAGAAACGACAGATCGTGGCCTATTCGTTGATGGCCGTGTTCTTCGCGGCCCCGCACCTGCGCCTGTTCGGCAAGCCCGTGTTTCTCATGGATCTGCCACACCGCCAATTCACGCTGATGGGCTACACGTTCCTGCCCACCGATACGCCGCTGTTCATGCTGGTGATGGGCAGCGGCGTGATCGGCATCTTCCTCATCACCGCGCTCTTCGGGCGCGCGTGGTGCGGCTGGGCCTGTCCGCAAACCGTCTATCTCGAGTTCCTGTTCCGCCCGATCGGCCGCTGGTTCGACGGCGGCTACACCGGTTCGCGGAATCTCGACAAGAAGGGCTCGTGGTTCACACCGCGGCGCATCGCGAAGTACCTCACGTTCTTCGCGATGGCGCTCTTCGTGTCACACACGCTGCTGGCGTTCTTCGTGGGTACCGATCAGCTGTATGACTGGATGTCCAACCCGCCGTCGGAGCATCCCACGGCCTTCTTCTTTGTCGTGCTGTTCACCGGCTTGGTCTGGTTCAACTTCACTTACTTCCGCGAACAGACCTGCCTCATCGTCTGTCCGTACGGTCGCTGGCAGGCGGCCTTGATCGATCGGCAGTCGGTGATCGTAGCGTACGACGACGTGCGCGGCGAGCCGCGCGAACATGCGGGCAAGACACGCGATCCACAGGCGGGCGACTGCATCGACTGCGGGGCCTGCGTGCAGACGTGCCCCACCGGCATCGACATTCGCCAAGGTCTCCAGATGGAGTGCGTGCACTGCACCCAGTGCATCGACGCCTGCGACGACATCATGACGAAAGTGGGAAAGCCCACCGGGTTGATTCGCTATTCGTCACAGGACGCGATCGCCGGCAAGCCGCGGCATCTGCTGCGCATGCGTACGATTCTCTATCCGGTGGTGCTCGCCATCTTGATCGGTGGCCTCATCACGGCGCTCTTTCTGAAGGAATCGGCCGATCTCACTGTACTGCGCGGTGGGCTCGACGGCCCGTTCACGGAAGAAGCAGACGGACGTGTCTCCAATCAGATCCGGATCAAGATTACCAATCGTCGCAGCGAGGCGATGCCGTACACGGTCACCCTCGACGGGATCGCCGAGGCGGGTATCCGCCCCGATGAGATCACCGTGGTGGCTCCCGAGAATCCGCTGAAGGTCGATGCTGGTACCACGCGGAGCACCAGCCTGTTCGTGCTACTGCCCCGGCGGGCCTTCACGAATGGCGAGCGCATGATCACCATCAGCGTTACCGACGGCCGTCGCTATCAGGAGTCGGTGCAGTACCGGCTGCTCGGCCCGGTCGGCAACGCTCCAACGGGCAAATTCCGATGA
- a CDS encoding cbb3-type cytochrome c oxidase N-terminal domain-containing protein, producing the protein MSSQDPKDNKDFKSTNDRLIEHSYDGIQEYDNPMPRWWLLTFAGTIIFSVIYVFNIGPVGNGKGRIADYEDDVKKFAAAHPAPTGEISGDKLLAMVKDKDALHEGEEEFKKYCASCHRMDAGGLIGPNLTDNAWIHGGRITDIYKTVTNGVLEKGMPAWGTMLKPEQVEQVVAYVASLQGSNPANPKAPQGPPVTP; encoded by the coding sequence ATGTCCAGCCAGGACCCGAAGGACAACAAGGATTTCAAATCCACCAACGACCGGCTCATCGAGCACTCGTATGACGGCATTCAGGAATACGACAATCCGATGCCGCGCTGGTGGCTCCTGACGTTCGCTGGCACGATCATCTTCTCGGTGATCTACGTGTTCAACATCGGCCCGGTCGGCAACGGCAAGGGACGCATTGCGGACTACGAAGACGACGTGAAGAAGTTTGCGGCGGCGCATCCCGCACCCACCGGTGAAATCTCCGGCGACAAGCTGCTGGCGATGGTGAAGGACAAGGACGCGCTGCATGAAGGTGAGGAGGAGTTCAAGAAGTACTGCGCTTCCTGTCATCGCATGGACGCCGGCGGTCTGATCGGCCCGAATCTCACCGATAACGCGTGGATTCACGGCGGACGGATCACCGACATCTACAAGACGGTCACGAATGGCGTTCTCGAGAAGGGCATGCCAGCCTGGGGCACGATGCTCAAGCCTGAGCAAGTCGAACAGGTCGTGGCCTATGTGGCATCGTTGCAGGGATCGAATCCTGCGAACCCGAAAGCCCCGCAAGGACCACCGGTTACCCCGTGA
- a CDS encoding cbb3-type cytochrome oxidase subunit 3: MKLSDIMSYADLSNYAEVALVLFLGVFVAITIRTFLPSRSRELHEASLLPLEDDHVISPRSQER, from the coding sequence GTGAAGCTTTCCGACATCATGAGCTACGCCGATCTCTCGAACTACGCCGAGGTCGCGCTGGTGCTCTTCCTTGGAGTGTTTGTCGCCATCACGATCCGCACGTTTCTACCGTCACGGAGCCGCGAGCTGCATGAGGCATCGCTGCTGCCACTCGAGGATGATCACGTGATCAGCCCTCGCTCTCAGGAGCGCTGA